The window CGGCCTCGTGCGGGTCGGTGGTGGTGAGAAGGCGCACGCCCAGCGTCGATTCGCCCACGCGCCCGCCGGCGTTGATGCGCGGCCCCAGTGCAAAGCCGAGGTCCGAGCAGGTGGGCGCGCGGCTGAGGCGGCTCGCATCGATCAGCGCGGACATGCCGATATGCTCGCGCCTCGCCATGACCTTGAGCCCTTGGGCGACAAGCGCGCGGTTGAGGCCGTGAAGCGAGGCGACATCCGCCACCGTGCCCAGCGCGACGAGATCGAGCAGGGCGAAGAGATCGGGCTCGCGCCTCTCCTGGAAGTAGCCGCGCGCACGCAATGTGCGCACGGTGGCAATGGCCAGGAGGAAGGCAACGCCCACGGCCGCAAGATTGCCGTGTGAGGCGGCAAGGTCGCTTTCGTCGAGGCGGTTGGGATTGACCAGCGCGACCGTTCTGGGAAGCTCGGGCGAGCACTTGTGGTGGTCGACCACGACGACGTCGAGCCCGGCGTCCTTCGCCATCGCCAGCGCCTCGTGGGCCATCGCGCCGCAGTCGACAGTGACGACGAGATCGGAGCCCTCCTTGCCCAGGCGCACCAGCGCCTCACCCGAAGGGCCGTAGCCTTCGAGCAGGCGGTCGGGGATGTAGTAGCGCGCCTCGATACCCAGGCGGCGCAGCAGCAGGATCAGCAGCGCCGCGCTGGTTGCGCCATCGACGTCGTAGTCACCGTAGACGGTGATCGCCTCGCGCTTCTGGACCGCATCGGCCAGGCGCGAAGCGGCCACGTCCATGTCCTGGAACTCGGAGGGGTCGGGCAGGAATGCGCGCAGCGAAGGATTGCGATGGCGGTCGAGGTCGCTGCGATCGACTCCGCGCGAGAGGAGGAGCTGGGTGACGATGTCGTCCTCCAGCCCACCGGGGCTTCCGAACCCTTGCGAGATGTCCATGTTTCCCCCACGCCAGAGCCAGGACTTGCCGGTGAGGGAGCGCTCGATGCCGAAAACGGTTGAAGGTCGCGAAGCCATGGCGCTGCGGTTACACGTACCGCGTGGCAACGGTAAAGAGCGTTCACGCCGCCAACACCCGGGCATGAGGAGTAGACCCCGAAATGAGCCATCTGGCGATCATCTGGCACAGCCGGACAGGGGCGGCCCGCGCGCTGTCGCAGGCGCTGGAAGAGGGGGCGCTGCGCGCCGGAGATGGCGCCGCTGTGCGCCGTATCCGGGCCCGGGACGTGACGACGGAGGATATCGTGGAGGCCGGGGCCTACGTCTTCGTCTGCCCGGAGAACCTGGCCAGCATGACGGGCGAGATGAAGGAGATGTTCGACCAGGCCTATTACCCGGTGCTCGGCCGGATCGAGGGGCGGGGCTATGCGACGGTGATCGCGGCGGGTTCGGACGGACATGGGGCGCAGGCCCAGATCGAGCGCATCGCCACGGGTTGGCGGCTGAAGCGTGTGGCCGAGGGGATGATCGTCAACCTGGGGGCGCAGACGCCCGAGGAAATCCTGGCGCCCAAGACGGTGCCGCAGGCCTCGCTCGCGGCATGCCGGGAGATGGGCGAGGCGCTTGCCACCGGGCTTGCCATGGGTGTCTTCTGACCCGTCCTGAGACGAAGGTGCGCAAGAGACTCGACGAACGGGGGCCAGTTGTGGCCTATTGGACAGCGAGGGTCGGCCTTGCGCCAATCCGGTTCGGGGGCCCGGGAGGACGGCAAGAGCGGTGGAAGCGAGCGTTTCAACCAGGGCCTGGCCCGTCGCGGACGAGGCCTTCGCGCTCGTCTTTGCGCCCGGAACGCGTCCGGATCTTGCCACCATACGCCGCATTGTCGAAGAGGGGGGCAACGACGGGCTTGTCGCGCGCCTGAGCCATGAGCCCCCGGCCGAGGAAGGCTGGGTGGAAATCCTCGCAAGCGGCCTGACGTTCGACTTGCGCGGGCTTGCTCCCGCCGAGGCCGGACCGCTGCCAGCCACTTCCCAGAGATATGGTTTTGCTCCGGCGGGCAAGGACGCGCCGACCACGCCGGGCGAAGCCGTGATCCTGGGGCCCGCGGGCCACATCGCGGCCGGAGCGGGGCTGGCACCGGTCATTCGCACCATGGCCGGGCTGGCGGCAAACCTGGCGCTGCATCTGCCGCTTCGGGAAGTCCTCTGGCCTCCGGCCCGCAGCGCGATGGAGCCGGCCTATTTTGCCCGCCTCGTTCTCAACTGGCTGGCGGGCGGAGCTTTTCCGGCGTTGGGGCTGACCTCGCTGGCGCGTGCGCCCGATGGCAGCGTGGCGAGCGAGGGACTGGCCTTCTTTACCGGCGCGGAAATGCAGCTTGAAGCCGGGCCCAAGGGCGATCCCGTGGCGGATATCAAGCTGGCGGTGCGGCTGGTCGATTACCTTGTCGCAAACGGCGTGCCTCCAGGCGAGGTGGACGTCTCCATTGGCGGCGAGCAGCTCGTCCTCGAACCGGCCGGGCAGGGGCGCAAGATCTGGGCGTGGCGCTCTGAATGACCCTGCGGGAGGGTGGCAGGCGTCAATTCCTCGCGTTCCGATCGGTCAACCGCCAGAACGCGCCGGGATACGATCCCGCCCTCCAGCGTCATCATCTCCTGCCGCGCCAGTTGCTGGCCCGCACCAGCTTTGAGCGCATGTTTCGCGAAATCGGTGATGATCATGCCCGCTTCGAGGACTTTCGCGAGAACGGCCTGCTGCTGCCCTGCCGCGAAGTGGCGGCGCTGCGGCTTGGGCTGCCGCTCCACCGAGGGCCGCATCGGCGTTACAGCGAGCTCGTCACGTTGCGGGTGGGGCAGATCGAGGCGGACTGGGCCCGTCAGCGCAGCCGCGATCCCGCACAGGCGGCCCGTCAGGCGCAGATGCGCCTCGCGCTCTTGCAGCGTGCCTTGCGACGCTTCCTGCTCGATACGCGTCCACTGCTGAACCGCTATGACCCGGCCACGCGCGACTTCTCCGAGCTTGATGAAGTGGCCGAATCCCTCTGGGCGGCAACGCCTGTCCCTGCCGTGCTTCCGGAAACCGCCGAGCCTGCGGTTCAGGCCATGCCGGTGCGAGCCCGCAGGCGGGCCAGGGCCTCCTGATATTCGCGTTCGAGGCGCTCGGTGCGCGCAGCGACGCTTTCCACGGCCTCGACGGCACCGATCCCTTGCCCGGCGCCCCAGATGTCCTTCCAGGCCTTGGCCGCGGTATTCCCCCCTGAGCCGAAGTTCATCTGGTTTCGGTCCCCTTCGGGCAGGTTGTCGGGGTCGAGCCCGGCCGCCACGATCGAGGGGCGCAGGTAGTTGCCGTGAACGCCTGTGAAGAGGTTCGAATAGACGATGTCGGAGGCGGAGCCCGCCACGATGGCGTCCTTGTAGCCCTGAACGGCCCGGGCTTCCTCGGTCGCGATCCAGGGTGTGCCGATATAGGCGAAGTCGGCGCCCAGGGCCTGGGCGGCCAGGATGGCCGGACCATTGGCAATCGAGCCGGACAGGGCAAGCGGGCCGTCGAACCAGCTGCGGATCTCCTGGACCAGAGCAAAGGGGGAGAGGCGCCCCGCATGTCCGCCAGCGCCTGCCGCGACCGCAATGAGGCCGTCCGCGCCCTTGTCCACGGCCTTTCGGGCAAATCGGTCGTCGATCACGTCGTGCAGGACCAACCCGCCCCAGCCATGGACGGCCTGGTTCAGTTCGGCATTGGCGCCGAGCGAGGTAATGACGAGCGGCACCTTCCACTTCTCGAGGACGGCGAGGTCCTCCTCCAGCCGCGCGTTCGACTTGTGGACGATCATGTTGACCGCGAAGGGAGCCTCGCACCCCGCAGTTTCCTCGGTAATCTGATGAAGCCACTCGTCGAGTTGGCTGACGGGCCGGGCGTTGAGCGAGGGAAAACTGCCGACGATGCCGGAACGGACCTGTGCGATCACCAGCTCGGGGCCGGAGACGAGAAACATCGGGGCGGCAATCACGGGCAGGCGCAGCTTGGCGCGAAGGCGCGCTGCAGCGCCGCTGTCGGGTCCAGTCACGGGCAATCTCTCTTCCAGAACATATGCTTTGCCCACGAGGATAGGCGGGCGGGAGCGGACTGTCGAGATTGCTTTACGTATAGGGAAGGAAAAATCGCGGGCGCGGCCTACGAGAAAGGCCGGAAGAGCGCCTGCTCTCCCGGCCTTTCTGCGATAGGGATGGCGGAGCGATCAGGCGCCGACGGCGTTGGCCGCGCTCAGCACCGCGCGCACGCTGGCGGTCGCCACGTCCTCGTCGATGCCCACACCCCAGATGACCTGGCCCTCGGGCGTTACGCATTCCACGTAAGCGGCGGCGCGGGCGTTGGAATCCTTGCCCATCGAATGCTCGGCGTAGTCGCGCACGTCGAGCTTTACGCCGAAGCCCTCATCGAGCGTCGCCACGATCGAGGAGATCAGGCCCTTGCCACGGCCCGAGACCGACTGTTCCTGACCGTCGACGCCGATCTTGCCCGCAAAGACGCGGGTGCCGTCGCTGCCGCGCGCCTCGTCCCAGTCGATGAGCTGGAAACGCTGCGGCGCATCGAGGCGGTAGGCCGTGCGGAACACGTCCCAGATGTCGCCCGCCTGCAGCTCGCGACCCAGTTCGTCGGCCAGGTTCTGCACGTGCTTGGAGAAGTGCGCCTGCATCCGCTTGGGCAGCTTGAGGCCCTGGTCCTGCTCGATGACCCAGGCAAAGCCGCCCTTGCCCGACTGCGAGTTGACGCGGATGACGGCCTCGTAGTCGCGGCCCAGGTCGGCGGGATCGATCGGCAGGTAGGGCACGGCCCAGATTTCGTCGTTGCGCGATTCCTTGGCTGCGAAGCCCTTCTTGATCGCGTCCTGGTGCGAGCCCGAGAACGCGGTGAAGACCAGCTCGCCGCCGTAGGGGTGACGTTCGGGGACCTTGAGCTGGTTGCAGTACTCGACCGTCTGGATCACCTCGTCGATGTTCGAGAAGTCCAGCTCGGGGCTGACGCCTTGCGTGTACATGTTCATCGCAACCGTCACCAGGCAGCAGTTGCCGGTGCGCTCGCCGTTGCCGAACAGGCAGCCCTCGACACGGTCCGCGCCCGCCATCAGGCCCAGTTCCGCCGCGGCCACGCCGGTGCCCCGGTCGTTGTGGGTGTGCAGCGAGATGACCGCGCTTTCCCGGTTGGGCAGGTTGTTGCAGAAGTACTCGATCTGGTCAGCGTAGATGTTGGGCGTTGCCGCCTCGACCGTGGCCGGCAGATTGAGG is drawn from Novosphingobium decolorationis and contains these coding sequences:
- a CDS encoding flavodoxin family protein, yielding MSHLAIIWHSRTGAARALSQALEEGALRAGDGAAVRRIRARDVTTEDIVEAGAYVFVCPENLASMTGEMKEMFDQAYYPVLGRIEGRGYATVIAAGSDGHGAQAQIERIATGWRLKRVAEGMIVNLGAQTPEEILAPKTVPQASLAACREMGEALATGLAMGVF
- a CDS encoding NAD(P)H-dependent flavin oxidoreductase, encoding MFLVSGPELVIAQVRSGIVGSFPSLNARPVSQLDEWLHQITEETAGCEAPFAVNMIVHKSNARLEEDLAVLEKWKVPLVITSLGANAELNQAVHGWGGLVLHDVIDDRFARKAVDKGADGLIAVAAGAGGHAGRLSPFALVQEIRSWFDGPLALSGSIANGPAILAAQALGADFAYIGTPWIATEEARAVQGYKDAIVAGSASDIVYSNLFTGVHGNYLRPSIVAAGLDPDNLPEGDRNQMNFGSGGNTAAKAWKDIWGAGQGIGAVEAVESVAARTERLEREYQEALARLRARTGMA
- the recJ gene encoding single-stranded-DNA-specific exonuclease RecJ encodes the protein MASRPSTVFGIERSLTGKSWLWRGGNMDISQGFGSPGGLEDDIVTQLLLSRGVDRSDLDRHRNPSLRAFLPDPSEFQDMDVAASRLADAVQKREAITVYGDYDVDGATSAALLILLLRRLGIEARYYIPDRLLEGYGPSGEALVRLGKEGSDLVVTVDCGAMAHEALAMAKDAGLDVVVVDHHKCSPELPRTVALVNPNRLDESDLAASHGNLAAVGVAFLLAIATVRTLRARGYFQERREPDLFALLDLVALGTVADVASLHGLNRALVAQGLKVMARREHIGMSALIDASRLSRAPTCSDLGFALGPRINAGGRVGESTLGVRLLTTTDPHEAEQIAAQLSHLNDERRAIEQAVQEAAEEQLARQDNRSVLVLAGAGWHPGVIGIVAGRIKEKTGKPALVIALEADEAGNGKGSGRSIAGVDLGAAIIAAREAGLLVAGGGHAMACGLTIAPDKLEALSDWLDDRLAGDVARASASQSIRLDLALSPGGLTPDLVETLDGAGPYGMGWPGPRVAVGPVRVFKADVVGKDHVRLIVGGQDGGRFKAMAFRAAETDMGQALLHGSEGRRLWLAGRTKIDDWGPRPQAELHIEDAAFAD
- the leuA gene encoding 2-isopropylmalate synthase, coding for MTMLKDPSVKYRPFPQIDLPNRQWPSQTITKAPRWLSTDLRDGNQALIDPMGAEKKTRFFDLLVKVGLKEIEVGFPSAGATEFNFIRGLVDSGRIPEDVLVQVLTQSRQDLIEKSFESLAGVHEAIVHVYNAVSPLWRNVVFNMDRKDVRGIAVNGAKIIRDQIAKYPETKWNVEYSPETFSTAELDFSIECCEAVMEVLQPTPENPIILNLPATVEAATPNIYADQIEYFCNNLPNRESAVISLHTHNDRGTGVAAAELGLMAGADRVEGCLFGNGERTGNCCLVTVAMNMYTQGVSPELDFSNIDEVIQTVEYCNQLKVPERHPYGGELVFTAFSGSHQDAIKKGFAAKESRNDEIWAVPYLPIDPADLGRDYEAVIRVNSQSGKGGFAWVIEQDQGLKLPKRMQAHFSKHVQNLADELGRELQAGDIWDVFRTAYRLDAPQRFQLIDWDEARGSDGTRVFAGKIGVDGQEQSVSGRGKGLISSIVATLDEGFGVKLDVRDYAEHSMGKDSNARAAAYVECVTPEGQVIWGVGIDEDVATASVRAVLSAANAVGA
- a CDS encoding AHH domain-containing protein produces the protein MTLREGGRRQFLAFRSVNRQNAPGYDPALQRHHLLPRQLLARTSFERMFREIGDDHARFEDFRENGLLLPCREVAALRLGLPLHRGPHRRYSELVTLRVGQIEADWARQRSRDPAQAARQAQMRLALLQRALRRFLLDTRPLLNRYDPATRDFSELDEVAESLWAATPVPAVLPETAEPAVQAMPVRARRRARAS